Proteins encoded together in one Larus michahellis chromosome 4, bLarMic1.1, whole genome shotgun sequence window:
- the VASH1 gene encoding tubulinyl-Tyr carboxypeptidase 1, whose translation MPMPGGGGAGAAAAARRPPSGEAAAAARDEEQQEEEGEEDLRDGGVPFFVNRGGLPVDEPTWERMWRHVGRIHPEGERVAQRIRGAADLPKIPIPSVPAFQPSTPIPERLEAVQRYIRELQYNHTGTQFFEIKKSRPLTGLMDLAKEMTKEALPIKCLEAVILGIYLTNNMTTLDRFPISFKTHFSGNYFRHIVLGVNFGGRYGALGISRREELMYKAPVFRTLSELIFDFEEAYRRCWHTLKKVKLGHCVSHDPHSVEQIEWKHSILDLDKLTREDFRKELERHARDMRLKIGKGTGPPSPTKDRKKDVSSPQRGQASPHRRNSRGDRRPSGEKKPADSKAMPDLNGYQIRV comes from the exons ATGCCGAtgcctgggggcggcggggccggggccgcggccgccgccaggCGACCCCCGtccggcgaggcggcggcggcggcgcgggacgaggagcagcaggaggaggagggcgaggaggATCTCCGCGACGGCGGTGTCCCCTTCTTCGTCAACCGCGGCGGGCTGCCGGTGGACGAGCCCACCTGGGAGCGGATGTGGCGGCATGTGGGCAGGATCCACCCCGAGGGGGAGCGGGTGGCGCAGAGGATCCGGGGCGCCGCCGACCTGCCCAAG ATTCCCATACCAAGTGTGCCTGCGTTCCAGCCGTCCACCCCGATCCCTGAGCGCCTGGAAGCTGTACAGCGCTACATCAGGGAGCTTCA GTACAATCACACTGGGACACAATTCTTTGAGATTAAGAAGAGCAGACCTCTGACTGG GCTGATGGACCTGGCCAAAGAAATGACCAAAGAGGCCCTGCCAATAAAATGCCTGGAAGCTGTGATCCTGGGAAT TTACCTCACCAACAACATGACCACGCTGGACCGTTTCCCCATCAGCTTCAAAACGCACTTCTCAGGGAACTACTTCCGACACATTGTGCTGGGGGTGAACTTTGGAGGCCGCTATGGGGCACTGGGCATCAGCCGACGTGAGGAGCTCATGTACAAAGCACCCGTCTTCCGCACACTGAGTGAACTCATCTTTGACTTCGAGGAGGCATATCGCCGCTGCTGGCACACTCTCAAAAAGGTGAAGCTGGGACACTGTGTGTCCCACGACCCACACAGTGTGGAGCAGATTGAGTGGAAGCACTCCATCCTGGATCTAGACAAGCTAACCCGGGAAGACTTCCGCAAAGAACTTGAGAGACATGCCCGTGATATGAGGCTGAAG ATTGGCAAAGGAACTGGGCCACCATCTCCCACCAAGGACAGAAAGAAAGATGTCTCCTCCCCACAAAGAGGTCAGGCCAGCCCCCATCGGCGCAACAGCCGTGGAGACCGACG GCCATCTGGTGAGAAGAAGCCTGCCGATTCCAAAGCCATGCCAGACCTCAATGGGTACCAGATCCGGGTGTGA